A window of Campylobacter ureolyticus contains these coding sequences:
- a CDS encoding phage tail tape measure protein, whose amino-acid sequence MAKATLTFGMDLSEFNTAFNKINRQTSNLSQSLGRGLQDAMSSYKNGLSDLKLGFKNDKTLAQLDELKHKIKATTKAKLDLDISEAKNKLKGLVGNILATIGAVKGMAAPISSAIGFEESMADVRKVVDFDSKEELTSFGNEIKKLSREIPMSMNELAAITASGGQLGIAKKDLLEFTEVASKMGVAFDITASEAGDSMGKLMDIFNTDIKGVTKLGDAINYLSDNSASKAAEVVEVLKRIGGASQAVGITSQQAAALSAAFLSLGKTPELAATSSRTLLLQLKNISSATPKAKKALKSLGIGVGELEKAMSKNPQEAILKFLQTVKTMPNKNKQLEVLTDIFGRGFSSDIALLVNGLDTYKDTLKNVANETDYLGSMTKEFKNKSDTTANNLQLLKNSFYEIGVNIGSVFLPFLNKAVNFIKEITSKIADFAIKFPNLIIAFGSVAGGLATLNAGFLIFKVVGSATTIVLNSFRISLLALPLTIKTTSSGILKLTTCFTTLKLQSALALGGIKTVMKGIATSIITGLKAGLEPTITAFKNGFGGIFEALRSAKDILVSFFSLFSRGQKAKDELNGIKEAGVDFGTSFGKALSILLYPLEALSNIFNAIGLIIDIIALKGANFAEGFTNSIKNMCEDIKAFFKPLFDFIWQDLTA is encoded by the coding sequence ATGGCAAAAGCAACTTTAACCTTTGGAATGGATTTAAGCGAGTTTAATACCGCTTTTAATAAGATAAATCGCCAAACAAGTAATCTAAGTCAAAGTCTTGGGCGTGGATTACAAGATGCAATGAGTTCATATAAGAATGGACTGAGTGATTTAAAGCTAGGGTTTAAAAATGATAAAACCTTAGCTCAGCTTGATGAATTAAAGCACAAAATTAAAGCCACTACCAAAGCAAAGCTTGATCTAGATATAAGTGAAGCTAAAAACAAACTCAAAGGACTAGTGGGAAATATCCTAGCAACCATTGGAGCAGTCAAGGGTATGGCAGCACCAATAAGTTCTGCAATTGGTTTTGAAGAGTCGATGGCTGATGTTAGAAAAGTTGTTGATTTTGATAGCAAAGAAGAGCTTACAAGCTTTGGCAATGAGATAAAAAAACTAAGTCGTGAAATTCCAATGAGTATGAATGAACTTGCCGCTATAACAGCAAGTGGAGGTCAGCTTGGAATTGCTAAAAAAGATTTGTTAGAATTTACAGAAGTTGCTTCAAAAATGGGTGTGGCTTTTGATATCACAGCTAGTGAAGCAGGTGATAGCATGGGAAAACTTATGGATATTTTTAACACAGATATTAAAGGAGTTACCAAGCTTGGTGATGCAATAAACTATCTAAGTGATAATTCCGCATCAAAAGCAGCTGAAGTTGTTGAGGTTTTAAAAAGAATAGGTGGTGCCTCTCAAGCTGTTGGTATAACCTCACAACAAGCTGCTGCTTTATCAGCAGCCTTTTTAAGCCTTGGTAAAACTCCAGAACTTGCCGCAACCTCTTCAAGAACTCTTTTGTTGCAGCTAAAAAACATAAGTTCAGCAACTCCAAAAGCAAAAAAAGCATTAAAAAGTCTTGGAATTGGAGTTGGTGAGTTAGAAAAAGCAATGAGTAAAAACCCACAAGAAGCTATTTTAAAGTTTTTACAAACAGTTAAAACTATGCCAAATAAAAACAAACAACTAGAGGTTTTGACAGATATTTTTGGTAGAGGGTTTTCATCTGATATTGCACTTTTGGTAAATGGACTTGATACTTATAAAGATACTTTGAAAAATGTAGCTAATGAAACAGACTATTTAGGTTCAATGACAAAAGAGTTTAAAAACAAAAGTGATACAACAGCTAATAATTTACAGCTTTTAAAAAATAGCTTTTATGAAATCGGTGTAAATATCGGAAGTGTGTTTTTACCTTTTTTGAATAAGGCTGTAAATTTTATAAAAGAAATTACTTCTAAAATAGCTGATTTTGCTATAAAATTTCCAAATTTAATTATAGCTTTTGGTTCTGTTGCAGGTGGACTAGCCACACTGAATGCCGGCTTTCTTATTTTTAAAGTTGTAGGCTCTGCTACAACAATTGTTTTAAATTCTTTTAGAATTTCTCTTTTAGCATTGCCACTTACAATAAAAACTACAAGTAGTGGAATTTTAAAACTAACTACTTGCTTTACTACATTAAAGCTTCAATCAGCCTTAGCCTTAGGTGGTATAAAAACTGTGATGAAAGGCATAGCTACAAGCATAATAACTGGCTTAAAAGCTGGTCTAGAGCCAACAATAACTGCTTTTAAAAATGGCTTTGGTGGGATATTTGAAGCTTTAAGAAGCGCTAAAGATATTTTGGTTTCATTTTTTAGTCTTTTTTCAAGGGGGCAAAAAGCAAAAGATGAGCTAAATGGTATAAAAGAAGCGGGGGTTGATTTTGGAACTAGCTTTGGTAAGGCTTTATCAATCCTTTTATATCCACTTGAAGCACTATCAAATATCTTTAATGCCATTGGGTTAATTATTGATATTATTGCACTTAAGGGAGCAAATTTTGCAGAGGGCTTTACAAATAGTATTAAAAATATGTGTGAAGATATAAAAGCCTTTTTTAAGCCTTTATTTGATTTCATATGGCAGGATTTGACAGCATAA
- a CDS encoding phage major tail tube protein, with amino-acid sequence MIRNAVTAQAVTGGNLFVDGIGMFGELTNFEPPAFEHETVETSSQIGKYEHVLPTLKPLSASFTVNKVDKIYFGLLDTTKPQKIYIKNNLSSMNGKETGIVVTFEGNIKVLNAPKFEMNSEAEVSFEMSATVVKYEIDGETSLLYDVVNSFYEVNGKDIYEPIRKNIL; translated from the coding sequence ATGATAAGAAATGCAGTAACAGCTCAAGCAGTAACCGGTGGAAACCTTTTTGTTGATGGTATTGGTATGTTTGGTGAGCTTACAAATTTTGAGCCACCAGCTTTTGAACATGAAACAGTAGAGACTTCATCACAAATTGGAAAATACGAGCATGTTTTACCGACCTTAAAGCCACTTAGTGCTAGTTTTACGGTAAATAAAGTAGATAAAATTTATTTTGGTCTTTTAGATACCACAAAACCACAAAAAATTTATATCAAAAACAACCTTTCATCAATGAATGGCAAAGAAACAGGTATCGTTGTAACCTTTGAGGGTAATATCAAGGTATTAAACGCTCCAAAATTTGAGATGAATAGCGAAGCGGAAGTAAGCTTTGAGATGAGTGCAACAGTTGTGAAGTATGAAATAGATGGCGAAACTTCACTTCTTTATGATGTTGTCAATTCATTTTATGAAGTTAATGGCAAAGATATCTATGAACCGATTAGAAAAAATATTTTATAA
- a CDS encoding putative peptidoglycan-binding domain-containing protein, producing the protein MSFKKSFDEMLGLEFGSPYNALHKNKGEGGYTFMGIYEGAHPSWSGWEIVYRTLELYKDLRKASYECYQNVFLTDLVKEFYKLNFWDRLRLDEIKSDRIADLIFKFAVNVGIKRAVRYAQMIVNVKLDSIIGNNTISALNTLDSKYFEERYKTEFIKFYEGLAKRNPNKYNVFLKGWLNRIKRS; encoded by the coding sequence ATGAGTTTTAAAAAAAGCTTTGATGAGATGCTAGGTCTTGAGTTTGGATCGCCGTATAATGCCCTGCATAAAAACAAGGGTGAGGGTGGATATACATTTATGGGTATTTATGAGGGGGCTCATCCAAGTTGGAGTGGTTGGGAGATAGTTTATCGCACATTAGAGCTTTATAAAGACCTTAGAAAAGCTAGTTATGAGTGTTATCAAAATGTATTTTTAACGGATTTAGTAAAAGAGTTTTATAAGCTTAATTTTTGGGATAGATTAAGGCTTGATGAGATTAAAAGTGATAGAATTGCTGATTTAATCTTTAAATTTGCAGTTAATGTTGGCATAAAAAGAGCTGTAAGATACGCTCAAATGATAGTAAATGTAAAGCTTGATAGCATAATTGGAAATAATACAATAAGTGCTTTAAATACCCTTGATAGCAAATACTTTGAAGAAAGATATAAAACCGAGTTTATAAAGTTTTATGAAGGATTGGCAAAAAGAAATCCAAATAAATACAATGTTTTTCTAAAAGGGTGGCTAAACAGGATTAAAAGGAGTTAA
- a CDS encoding anaerobic ribonucleoside-triphosphate reductase, whose amino-acid sequence MNKDEILEKNKDKRTKCIVYTRCMGYHRPVESFNVGKKGEHNERIKFIEPCGGCK is encoded by the coding sequence ATGAATAAAGATGAAATTTTAGAAAAAAATAAAGACAAAAGAACTAAATGCATAGTTTATACTCGTTGTATGGGATACCATAGACCAGTTGAAAGCTTTAATGTCGGTAAAAAGGGCGAACATAACGAAAGAATTAAATTTATTGAGCCTTGTGGTGGGTGTAAATGA
- a CDS encoding phage tail sheath protein — protein sequence MASKYGVNIEMYNGSLNPYEIDNKRPIAIVGDDDSLTDGLHIYSNVENALKEVKTGTLKNALEDLKAAGIHTQVILSVFKKGADNTKCLEAIELLKKAEAFVQAKPKFIIAPEYNDKGVYEKLKQLGEYLRAVYAIEVDATDETTALKEVKELQTKTAIISYQKVVRVDEVVRPASVFLIALYAKVMSETEYGFSQTYSNRVIPGIIGVQDKVEFIQGVDCEADRLRDAGITVIIGDDGLRAWGGETRDEDFSSLHTYVIFYTAIDTIFEAQKRAIDKRMRDVLKNMVDSLEAFYRRLVANNVVVGFLVTIPKELNDNQVIAEGKVYIKHEVQEMPLLKNITNRIYRVDAYSQVLIQEL from the coding sequence ATGGCAAGCAAGTATGGTGTAAATATCGAAATGTATAACGGCTCACTAAATCCATATGAAATAGACAACAAAAGACCCATTGCAATTGTTGGTGATGATGACTCGCTAACAGATGGACTTCATATCTATTCAAATGTTGAAAATGCACTTAAAGAAGTCAAAACAGGAACTTTGAAAAATGCATTAGAGGATTTAAAAGCTGCAGGCATCCACACACAAGTAATTCTTTCAGTTTTTAAAAAAGGCGCTGATAACACAAAATGCCTTGAAGCAATTGAGCTTTTGAAAAAAGCAGAAGCATTTGTTCAAGCAAAACCAAAATTCATAATTGCACCAGAGTATAACGATAAAGGTGTTTATGAAAAACTTAAACAACTTGGTGAGTATTTAAGAGCAGTATATGCTATAGAAGTAGATGCGACTGATGAGACAACAGCACTTAAAGAAGTTAAAGAACTTCAAACAAAAACAGCAATTATCTCATATCAAAAAGTAGTTAGAGTAGATGAGGTAGTAAGGCCCGCAAGTGTGTTTTTAATCGCTCTTTATGCAAAGGTTATGAGTGAGACTGAGTATGGTTTTTCTCAAACTTATTCAAACAGGGTTATACCTGGAATTATAGGCGTTCAAGACAAGGTAGAGTTTATCCAAGGTGTTGATTGCGAAGCTGATAGGCTAAGAGATGCAGGAATAACTGTGATAATCGGCGATGATGGTTTAAGAGCTTGGGGAGGGGAAACAAGAGATGAGGACTTTTCTTCGCTTCATACTTATGTTATTTTTTATACCGCCATAGATACGATTTTTGAAGCTCAAAAAAGAGCAATTGACAAAAGAATGAGAGATGTGCTTAAAAATATGGTTGATAGCCTTGAAGCCTTTTACCGCCGCTTAGTTGCAAATAATGTAGTAGTTGGCTTTTTGGTAACAATTCCAAAAGAATTAAACGACAATCAAGTCATAGCTGAGGGTAAAGTCTATATCAAGCACGAAGTTCAAGAAATGCCACTACTTAAAAACATTACAAATAGAATTTATAGAGTAGATGCATACTCACAAGTATTAATACAGGAGTTATAA
- a CDS encoding RloB domain-containing protein: MSKIKPRRKIVVITEGQTEENYLRGFCSEYLSSDFSFEFINSKSGNYSAINKKIKKYQGTEQIIFVVADLDRLDDKKEFQSFEKMIKTLTYVNDFCNIFLSYRNFETFLLAHFLPKSTNLVNALHKNGTDDIKNDKDIYNCIKRNNGCYENTIKNLNQNNICYKKTNKNFPKLDKTKITLTQSSLINLKSYYEFIKSSY, translated from the coding sequence ATGAGTAAGATAAAGCCTAGAAGAAAGATAGTTGTTATAACAGAGGGGCAAACAGAAGAAAACTATCTAAGAGGCTTTTGTAGTGAATATTTAAGTAGTGATTTTTCATTTGAGTTTATAAACTCAAAAAGTGGAAATTATAGTGCTATTAATAAAAAAATAAAAAAATATCAAGGAACTGAACAAATTATATTTGTAGTGGCTGATTTGGATAGACTAGATGATAAAAAAGAGTTTCAATCATTTGAAAAAATGATAAAAACCTTAACCTATGTAAATGATTTTTGTAATATTTTTTTAAGTTATAGAAATTTTGAAACTTTCTTATTGGCACATTTTTTACCAAAATCAACAAATTTAGTTAATGCTTTACATAAAAATGGCACTGATGATATTAAAAATGATAAAGATATCTATAATTGCATAAAAAGAAATAATGGTTGCTATGAAAACACTATTAAAAATTTAAATCAAAATAATATCTGCTATAAAAAAACAAATAAAAATTTCCCAAAATTAGATAAAACAAAAATAACACTTACCCAATCTAGCCTTATAAACTTAAAATCATATTATGAGTTTATCAAATCAAGTTATTAA
- a CDS encoding tetratricopeptide repeat protein gives MKFFLVFIIVFNYCFSNENLYDCGLKHLNEAEIKYKKAYDLADDICKSGDLMGCLLVATMTGNGKGVIKDKEKSFEMLADLCLNHNYACSNYYSVLYQDKKDEKIVSNLKILCDKNDSMACHTLGKIYSDMDYFKKACDLNFDESCGEITDIKYLIKKCNLSNHWTCEKVGDFFLEKNNTSKSELYYEKAFLFFKKECESDLFACKELSNFYKDGKGVEKDIKKSKFYLEKYINNILNIKEK, from the coding sequence ATGAAATTTTTTTTAGTATTTATAATAGTTTTTAATTATTGTTTTTCAAATGAGAATTTGTATGATTGCGGTCTTAAACATCTTAACGAAGCCGAGATTAAATACAAAAAAGCTTATGATTTAGCAGATGATATTTGCAAAAGCGGCGATCTTATGGGGTGTCTGCTGGTTGCGACTATGACAGGCAATGGAAAAGGCGTTATAAAAGATAAAGAAAAGTCTTTTGAAATGCTAGCGGATTTATGTTTAAATCACAACTATGCATGTTCAAACTATTATAGTGTTTTGTATCAGGATAAAAAAGATGAAAAAATAGTATCAAATTTGAAAATTTTATGTGATAAAAATGATTCTATGGCTTGTCATACTTTAGGAAAAATTTATAGCGACATGGATTATTTTAAGAAAGCTTGTGATTTAAATTTTGATGAGTCTTGTGGCGAGATAACTGACATTAAATATTTAATTAAAAAATGTAATTTATCAAATCATTGGACTTGCGAAAAAGTAGGGGATTTTTTTCTTGAAAAAAACAACACTTCTAAATCGGAGTTATATTACGAAAAAGCATTTTTATTTTTCAAAAAAGAGTGCGAAAGTGATCTTTTTGCTTGTAAAGAATTGAGTAATTTTTATAAAGATGGAAAAGGTGTTGAAAAAGATATAAAAAAATCTAAGTTTTATTTAGAAAAATATATCAATAATATTTTAAATATAAAGGAAAAATAA
- a CDS encoding AAA family ATPase, with the protein MLKSFCVSGYRSIRDKISIDLKTKKYQKIKNTRYESSYFDNSLSKIAVFFGKNATGKTNIIEALMDLCGIIQKGTDFKEVAKNLNYKSDEISFMIELCSDKDSYIYEIVFNEEKILKESFKENNTTIYCFEKDKLDYKNNELADVKPTSTTFLEILKNTSEKRILNFLKLIYEFYYTEYADLITNVPREKNFLFPFSKFNKDTFENNKDIVLEVLSFVDDSISGFEFKDNGSDNFTLTLKRREELDKKSNEVDFAFENESKGVIKIIFLLSSIINAYKNGGVCIFDELDSSISVSSLIYFINGFINTDENKAQFIFTSHNVLIFDRNILHPNQIFIIKKEDLGTKVSCLNDFELRNDKKKAYLNYLRGDYE; encoded by the coding sequence ATGTTAAAGTCTTTTTGTGTTAGTGGGTATAGATCCATAAGAGATAAAATTTCTATAGATTTAAAAACAAAAAAATATCAAAAAATTAAAAATACCAGATATGAATCTAGTTATTTTGATAACTCTTTATCTAAAATAGCCGTATTTTTTGGTAAAAATGCAACAGGTAAAACAAATATCATAGAAGCTTTAATGGATTTATGTGGAATCATACAAAAAGGAACAGACTTTAAAGAAGTAGCTAAGAATTTAAACTACAAAAGCGATGAGATATCATTTATGATAGAATTATGCAGTGATAAAGACAGCTATATTTATGAAATTGTTTTTAATGAAGAAAAAATCTTAAAAGAGAGCTTTAAGGAAAACAACACCACTATATATTGCTTTGAAAAAGACAAATTAGACTATAAAAACAATGAATTAGCAGATGTTAAGCCAACATCTACAACATTTTTAGAGATTTTAAAAAATACCTCAGAAAAAAGAATTTTAAACTTTTTAAAACTAATTTATGAATTCTACTATACAGAATATGCAGATCTAATAACCAATGTTCCAAGAGAAAAAAACTTCTTATTCCCTTTTAGTAAATTTAATAAAGATACTTTTGAAAACAATAAGGATATTGTTTTAGAAGTTTTGTCTTTTGTAGATGATAGTATAAGCGGTTTTGAGTTTAAAGATAATGGGAGTGATAATTTTACTCTTACTTTAAAAAGGCGTGAGGAATTAGATAAAAAAAGCAATGAGGTTGATTTTGCATTTGAAAATGAGAGCAAAGGAGTTATAAAAATAATATTTTTACTATCAAGCATAATAAATGCCTATAAAAATGGCGGTGTTTGTATCTTTGATGAACTTGATAGCTCCATAAGTGTGTCATCTCTTATATATTTTATAAATGGTTTTATAAATACAGATGAAAACAAAGCACAATTTATTTTTACTTCTCATAATGTTTTGATATTTGATAGAAATATCTTACACCCTAATCAAATTTTTATTATCAAAAAAGAGGACTTAGGCACTAAGGTATCTTGCCTTAATGATTTTGAGTTAAGAAACGATAAGAAAAAAGCATATTTAAACTACTTAAGGGGTGATTATGAGTAA